The Setaria viridis chromosome 9, Setaria_viridis_v4.0, whole genome shotgun sequence sequence CTTCTGACTAAGTCCCAAAGACAAAAGGATGTCAATGATGCTAGTTGGCCTAAAACTTCCAAGCATTCAAAATCTGTTCCAAAGCAGAAGTTCCATAATCAGAATCAGCAATGGAATAATTTTCCTACATCAACGTCGTTTCCATCATATGGATCACCTTTACATGTGCCATGGGAATCTTATCCTCCGTGGTCTTATAATTCATATATGCCATCTCTTCCTAGATATTTATGTCCATATTACATTACCTACAGGGAGCCAGTAATTAATGAGCCACCACTCATACATAATGACCATTTCGATCAAAAGAATCGGTTTGTGCAGAAAAATAAGCGTAAGGTGATCAACCAAGTCTATCGTGTCAAAAAGAATGGTAGATTAATTGAAATTCAGATTTGACACTAGACATAGAAAAGTCGAACATTGAAGAATCATCGTCTAGTTCTGTCGATCAGATTCCCCTGATGTTGAACATGTttcaaataaaataattgaaTGACATGTCAGTTCGGTTGGGGGGCAAGATGACCTCAAAGTGGAGGATTCTGAaggaaccggtctgaccggtgtccaaaccggtctaaccggtctTGCTAGAAATTCTGGTAGAGCTACAAAAGTCACACCAAAGAGCAACgtgatgaagaagaagccaaGCTTCGCTAAATTGTTACATAAATATCAGAAAATAGCCGAGCAAAAGCAAATCAATCAGTTAGAAGACAATCAAAGTTGGAGTTCTTTATCACCAAGGGTAAAAAGGCATCAACAGTCCTCTCATTGGTCTTCATCATTTATTTCACCGATGCATATGTCGTGGAGTGTGTATTCAGGTATATCTAATTATAATCCATAGTTTTGGTATAATCCTTGGTTCTCGTTTTATGATTATCAAGATTATGATTTACCAAGGAGCCATAATTGGTCACCATGGACGCATCAAGATTTCTGTTATTAGATATGCTTAGATGTTCAAAGCCGAAAGTAGCAGTTTCATACATGTTGTATTTGCTAGAATTCTATTTTAGCTACATTAGCATCTACAAAGAAACTATCATATGGGCAATGTATTGTTTATCATCATCTTTAGACAATTTTAATTTTTGAGAATATTTTCTGGTATGCAGACTTTGCCATAAAACAGGAGGGCAGTCAAAATTGATAGAACTGGACAATCATGTCTCTAAACCGATCTCCCCACCGGTAAGATCGGTTGGACCAAAGTTCTTAAAATGCAAATTGGACATCACCATTGTGTATCTCTtgtcgagtagatcaaaattTATATGTAGAAGGTCCGATTTGGaattcggatgagagagttatgacctcggGAAGATCTACACCCAAGAAAATCGGTCAGATCGGTTTGTCAGGGCAGTCAGACCAATTCGGTCTATGTAGTCGAAGTTAAGAATTGTATTTTGACACGGAATTTGTAAGAGTTTCGACTTCTAaaggggcaagacctccccttcctataaatataaagggtcacggccgattgagagcatccaatcgatcaaaaaacATATTAATGTACTATTTTGTATCTTTTACCTTTCTTTCTCATTACCCTACTTTCCAACCCCATGTGCTATTCTTTTCCTGTCTCCATGGCATGGGGAGGCGTCCTATTTGGCCTGCCGAGTCTAGGGCAACCCATGGTGCGCCTGCCTTGATAGGATCCCTCCCGGGCAAGCGTTCGTTGGATCCTCGCCGGCTCCCCGGCGAGACCGGTCTAACCGGCTTACCATATAGGTCTAACCAGCCCGCGCAGAAGAGCTGCAAGGAGCCCCTTCGCGCACCGCACGTTAAAGTACGTTTGTGTGTTGACTCGATTTTAACGTCAACAACTTGTCTTAACTCGGGCTGAACTAGTGTATGTattagagcaacttcaacagatcccctttttcccttttctctttCCACTTTTCAGCTATAAAGGAGATTGAGAGGTAAAAACACGCTCAAACATATTGCCTTTCCatcctctctgtttttttttctcaatcccCTTTATCCTCCTGCCCCTCCCTTTCCAAGGGGGAAATCAGCCTTCTTCCTTTCCTTCTCCCTTCCGCACGATTCAAGCCATCGCCGGTAGGCCTGACCTCCACGCCGTCGTCCGCCTGTCCCTAGGCGCCGCTACCCCCGTCCACTTGGCTGGCACTACCGCGGCCAGACGCGGCAGGCCCTGCCTCGGGCACGACATGCCTGCCCtaggcgccgctgccgcgcacCTGCACGTGGCAGGCACCCCCGGGCACCGCCACCCCCGTCTATGGCAGGCCAGCTCGCGCTCCCACGTGCGCGAGCAGACCGAGCAGCTGCCTCTACCCCCTGCCATGTGAGAAGCAAGAAAGTGGagtgagggggaggaggagagaaggaaggaagaagaagatggtttGGTCATTGACAGGTGGGTTGCACATTGTCAGTTTTAGAAAagggggagaggggagagagaagaagggatCTGCTGGAGCACTCCTCTTCAAAATTCAAACGGTAATGCTTCCGTCCAGCCGTCCAACAGACAGTGCAAATATCAAACGAGATCCACACAAAAAAATAGATGCTCCCTCCACCACTGGTTTGACCTTCCAGGCATTCTTATCCTTTTCACCCCATCTCCTTTGACCATTCCTTCCACGATAAGCTTCTCCTTTGCTCTTCTAGCTCGCCCACGCCATAGATGATGGTGAGCTTCTGCCGCGTGCCGCTCGAGCGTCGGGGCATGGCCGGGTGCCAGCACCGACCATCGCTTACCCACGGCCAGGGGTGGCCCGGGGTGCGCCGCTCAAGCGCCCAGGTGTGGCTGGGCGCTGGCCGCCGACCACCGCTTCCCCGCGGCTAGGGGCGGGCGAGCTGCGCTAGCCGCCACTCCCCCACGGCCAGGGGCGCACGGGCAGCAACGCCGCGGCTGCACCGGCAGTTCAAGCTAGGAGAAGGCTTTTCTCTTGTGTTTCTCGACGTCCATGTTGCATTAGGTACCATGATGTTGCAGTAGTTTTTTAGAAGTTGCAAACGCTATAGATGCTTGAATGTTGCAGATGAATGCATCTCTATGTTGCAACAattggcttttgatgtttcatctattATTTTTTTCGTGTTGCAGCGTTTTGTGCTTTAGTGTTTCACCTGTATTCTCAAGCTCAACCTATCATGTGGTGATTTTTTGTTTGGAAACGTTGCATGAAACATGCGCTTGATGTTGCGGCGGGAAATTTTTTTGTCAGAAACGATATTTACGTTGAACGatttttcgcatattttttaatgttgcaacCTCATACTTTCGATGTTGCAGATGTtgtttttggatgttgcaacggagcGTCCGATGAGAACTTTCCCATCGGACGTCCGGACGTTAGCAACGGTCAAATTCAAAAGTTGTGAAAGGGGATTCCTAGATAAGGGAATAAAGGGGAAAAGGGGATCTGTTGCAGTTGCTCTTATCCTCCGTTCAATCTGTTGCAGTTGCTCTTATCCTCCGTTCAATCTTTGTGGAAAGAATCGAGGCATTCTTATAGAATTTGACAAAAATGATCAAAGAAGTTATCTCAATGGTTATTCAACATATACATTTTCGTACTTGAATGTTGTTGATTTTTACAATAAACTTTTCATCACCAATAAACAGTTAAACACCCATCCATTTTATTACAGTATTGACTCGGCATTGCTCATTCACTACAATTCATCAAATCGCCAAATTGAAAATGATTAAACCTCTGCTTCCTTGCACGCAACGCATACACGAATCACGTGTGTTTTTCCATCTGTATTAGACCATCTCACTCACTGGATTTTTCTAACCCCCACAACCATCAGTCTACCTACAAATCCCAGATGCAGTATGCTACAGTAGCATACAACTGCTGCACAACCGCAGTCAGCTCACCAATGCCCGGCAGGCCGTCTCTTTCAACCGGTGACTCTGGTGCCAACTCTCGCATGCCAAAGAGGCAAACCCCTACCTAAATCGAGAAACAATTCGATCTGAATTGGAGCCTTGTACTGCTGGAATTCCCCCCAATAAACAACGGGGGCTTCTGAATTCCGGCTCCTGCTCACCTACACGGGCCGCTCGTCTCAGCTTTCCTCCCGCCTTAGCTCACCTACTAAACTAGTGTAAAATCACGTAAGCTCACGGTGTCCGTACCCCCCCGGTTGGTACTCTAATCCATCGGCGGAAAATGGTGGCTACTTGCTACCTTTGCTAGATCCTGATTGTTTCGTCAGGTTATTATCTAGCTGTGTTTACTACGTAAATGACTGGATCTGGATTAAATCGTCGCCAATCCCTGGATCAAATCATGTAGAGTTGTACCGCAGTAGCTTCAAATATGCAGCCTCAGGTTCCCATCTTTGAACTCTTGGTCAGGTAGCTGAAGCTCATGTACACAAAGAATGTTGTCAGGTTGGGGAGAGTTCAATTACTGAAATGAAACTGCAGTAAACCTGTCCATAATGACTCCATGTACACATGTCTGCACGGCAGCACGGGAGGTCCTTTTTTCTGTCTCGTGGAGGAGCACAGTGGCACGAATATTTCGGATCATGGACGCATCGAATATTGACTAGTGTGTGCAGCCAGGAACGTGCTAGACGCGACGCCTAGCTCTCGCAACGTCCTTGGGTCTGGCTCTGCTACAGTACAACATGTTTACTGCGCTGCAGTACTGCATACTACAGAGAGCCCCGAAATCTTGCCTCGCGTCGTGCCCGAAAGAGACGCGTGTGCACAACCATGTGCGTACGTAGAACGCTGCAAATGCCCAGCCATGTACACTATCGAAATTCCCCCTCAGAAAGTGTACGCTAGGTAGCAAGACGTGCCTATGCATTATGGCCGAAATCTTCGTCCCCAATCTTGTACTTGGGAACCGTATTTCGAGCCCGTATGTcccgaggaaaaaaaaaaggggaaattGGAAACGCATGCGTACGCACCACCATTGCCGGACTCCTTGACCTGTGCTGCATGCGTATACTTTCTGTTGACGAGAGCTTGTCGGTGTTGCACAGAACCGGCTTTGTTTGCAGCGAGGCAAGCACGCAGCTGCATGCAGTTCAGCAGTTGGGGGCCTTGGGAACACCGAGCggtggatcgatcgatcgagcaccCCTGTACTGAACTGTCCTGAACAGAACTGAAAGGCTCAAGGAGCATTGTACGTGTGAAGACTGTCAGAAATTCAGGACATGTGGCCACACTAGAAAAACGCCTTGTTTATCCTTCCATGTTTACCTTGAAAGAGTCCTGTGTCCGGTGGGGAACCTAGACAGATGCTGTTGTTTGCTGCGCCTTGAGACTGCCGTTCAGGGCGCACACAAAGCGCCAACGGCGACGCCAACGATGGTTCAGAAAATTGTGGCCTCTTGTGCTTTCACTGTCCCGTTGTTTCCTTGGACCTTGGCCTCCAATTTCAAGGGGGCAAGTTGGTACGATACTAGAAAAGAATTTAGCAATGGCAAGCGACCTCCATGGGTGAAACACTGCCCTCTGATCTCACCACTAATCTTTTTCGTTCACTACCAACAGATACTGCATGGCCTGTCGCCTCCCGTGGACTGGTCGTCTACCTATGAATATGGCCTCCGACAGGTGCAGGCGCTGAGCTTACTtgggctgcctgcctgcctgcgctCGGTCCGGAGCGGAGCCCCAGCCCAGCCGCGACGCGCGCACCAGTTGGCCGTGTCAGTTCAACCACCACCAACCCCTGCACTTTAATGCGAGGGCATCATCAATTCACTTCACCACTGCAgcatcctcccctccccttctttaccacccccaccgccacctTCCCCTGAGCCGCTGCCGCCTCTCCCCTCCACGCGGGCGTTGCTATCTAGAGCATTCTCCTCCGGCGGGGCGTCGTGGAGATGGGCGCCGCGGCGCGGTGGTCGGCGGCATTGGCGTCGGCCGGCCGCGCGGCGAACGAGGCCGTGAGCGTCGTGGTGTTCGTGCTGCTGGACGCGCTGGAGGTGCTGCTCTGCGCCGTGTACAAGGCGGCGGACTACGTGGCGGAGGGCGCGTGGCGGCCCTGCTACTGCtcgcgctcgtcgccggcggcggcggccgcgggggccgCGGGCAAGATCGTCGTGTCGGAGCGGGGCGGCTCCAAGGTGGTCAGCATGCTGTCGGCCACCAGGCTGCACCTCGAGGACATCTCCGACACGCTCTACACGCGGCCCTCCGTGGTCGCctgcgcggcgtcggcggcggcctcggcgtcggGGTCCGGCGCCTCCACGCGGCGCCCGGCGGGGGTCACCGTGCACTCCGCCATCGTGCAGATGCTGCGGGGCAagatcggcggcgccggcgacggcaagCACCGGCCGTACCCGTCGCCGCGGTGGTCCGACTGCCACTGCGCCAACTGCAACCCGGCCGACACGGACCGCCTCTTCGTCCACGTCGAGGCGCCGCAAGGTACGTTACGTCGCGACCAGAGGCCATATTATTAGCACTCTCCCCAGTTCTCACCGCTGTTTCTCAACAACAACAAAcgacgcaggcggcggcggcgctgcgacGGAGGAGGACGTGCTGTTCATCCACGGGTTCATCTCGTCGTCGGGGTTCTGGACGGAGACGGTGCTCCCCCACGTGAGCCCGGCGGCGCGGTCCCGGCGGCGGCTGTTCGCCGTGGACCTCCTCGGGTTCGGGCGCAGCCCCAAGCCGGCGGATTCGCTGTACACGCTGCGGGAGCACGTGGAGATGATCGAGCGCTCCGTCATCGAGCGGCACGGGGTGAGGTCCTTCCACATCGTGGCGCACTCGCTGGGCTCCAtcctcgcgctcgcgctcgccgtcAAGTACCCCGCCGCGGTCAGGTCCCTCACCCTCGTCGCGCCGGTAAgctcgccgcctccctcgcAATCGCATACCATCTGACGATCTGCGCGCGCTCTGACGGTGTGTTCTTGCAGCCCTACTTCCCGGTGCCCCGCGGCGAGGTCGGGACGCAGTACGTGCTCCGGACGGTGGCGCCTCGGCGGGTGTGGCCGCCCATCGCGTTCGGCGCCTCCGTGGCGTGCTGGTAC is a genomic window containing:
- the LOC117838761 gene encoding probable lysophospholipase BODYGUARD 1; this translates as MGAAARWSAALASAGRAANEAVSVVVFVLLDALEVLLCAVYKAADYVAEGAWRPCYCSRSSPAAAAAGAAGKIVVSERGGSKVVSMLSATRLHLEDISDTLYTRPSVVACAASAAASASGSGASTRRPAGVTVHSAIVQMLRGKIGGAGDGKHRPYPSPRWSDCHCANCNPADTDRLFVHVEAPQGGGGAATEEDVLFIHGFISSSGFWTETVLPHVSPAARSRRRLFAVDLLGFGRSPKPADSLYTLREHVEMIERSVIERHGVRSFHIVAHSLGSILALALAVKYPAAVRSLTLVAPPYFPVPRGEVGTQYVLRTVAPRRVWPPIAFGASVACWYEHLSRTVSIVLCKHHRLWELAFRVFTLYRVRTYLMDGFFCHTHIASWHTLHNIICGSAGKIDKCLEVVRDQLTCDVTIYHGRDDELLPVQCSYAVKAKVPRAQVKVIDGKDHVTIVVGRQKDLARELEEIWDRKR